A single window of Microbispora hainanensis DNA harbors:
- a CDS encoding sulfotransferase → MTWQRRINGALVRFTGVQLTRVRPAAQSSSPASPALPAAPEELVRPPADPRADRLLVAPVFIMSPVRSGSTLLRSILNAHPDLHAPHELHVRRLTVGFGTSLARKAMEALGHNQADLEHMLWDRVLHRELVRSGKRTIVDKTPANAFAYARIAACWPDARYIFLLRHPASIAASWYEADPVKRTREEAAADALRYMKAVQRARKALTGLTVRYEDLTAEPEKTTRAICDFLQLEWEPGMLAYGEQKVVQKGLGDWSDKIRSGTVQPGRDLPGPDEVPDLLKPICRSWGYLPEEESR, encoded by the coding sequence ATGACATGGCAGCGGAGGATCAACGGCGCACTCGTCAGGTTCACGGGAGTCCAGCTCACCCGGGTCCGGCCCGCAGCCCAGTCGTCGTCGCCCGCGAGCCCCGCCCTGCCGGCGGCGCCGGAGGAGCTGGTGCGTCCTCCCGCCGACCCTCGCGCCGACCGCCTTCTGGTGGCGCCGGTGTTCATCATGTCGCCGGTGCGGTCGGGCTCCACCCTGCTGCGGTCGATCCTGAACGCCCACCCCGACCTGCACGCCCCGCACGAGCTGCACGTCAGGCGGCTGACCGTGGGGTTCGGCACGTCGCTGGCCCGCAAGGCCATGGAGGCGCTCGGCCACAACCAGGCCGACCTTGAGCACATGCTGTGGGACCGGGTGCTCCACCGCGAGCTGGTGCGGAGCGGCAAGCGGACCATCGTGGACAAGACCCCCGCCAACGCCTTCGCATACGCCCGGATCGCCGCCTGCTGGCCCGACGCCCGGTACATCTTCCTGCTGCGCCACCCCGCCTCGATCGCCGCCTCCTGGTATGAGGCCGACCCCGTCAAGCGCACCCGGGAGGAGGCCGCCGCCGACGCCCTGCGCTACATGAAGGCGGTGCAGCGGGCGCGGAAGGCGCTCACCGGCCTGACCGTGCGCTACGAGGACCTGACCGCCGAGCCGGAGAAGACCACCCGCGCCATCTGCGACTTCCTCCAGCTTGAGTGGGAGCCCGGCATGCTGGCGTACGGCGAGCAGAAGGTGGTGCAGAAGGGCCTGGGCGACTGGAGCGACAAGATCCGGTCGGGCACGGTGCAGCCGGGACGGGACCTGCCCGGGCCGGACGAGGTACCCGACCTGCTCAAACCCATCTGCCGCAGCTGGGGCTACCTCCCCGAGGAGGAGAGCCGATGA
- a CDS encoding HAD domain-containing protein, producing the protein MDGTLLLLDVDGVLNPVRRSSPRFRRFECVADGEWFRLLLDPRHGAKLTALIRETGATLTWATTWGERANAEICPRIGLPPLPVIPIDGDPPRPPGVNLKTWHVAEYVRGRPFVWLDDDLGPADLEFLDGHPGVGEFLVVAVDPRDGLGDAHLDAARRWLTMRRP; encoded by the coding sequence ATGGACGGGACGCTGCTGCTGCTGGACGTCGACGGGGTGCTCAACCCCGTGCGGCGCTCCTCGCCGCGTTTCCGCCGCTTCGAGTGCGTGGCGGACGGCGAGTGGTTCCGCCTGCTGCTCGATCCGCGGCACGGCGCCAAACTGACCGCCCTGATCCGGGAGACCGGCGCGACGCTGACCTGGGCGACGACCTGGGGCGAACGCGCGAACGCGGAGATCTGCCCCAGGATCGGGCTGCCCCCGCTGCCGGTGATCCCGATCGACGGCGACCCTCCCCGCCCGCCCGGCGTCAACCTCAAGACCTGGCACGTCGCCGAATATGTCCGGGGCCGGCCATTCGTGTGGCTCGACGACGACCTCGGCCCGGCCGATCTGGAGTTCCTGGACGGCCATCCGGGGGTCGGCGAGTTCCTGGTCGTGGCCGTCGATCCACGGGATGGTCTGGGCGACGCCCACCTGGACGCGGCCCGCCGATGGCTGACCATGCGGAGGCCGTAA